From the Burkholderia ubonensis genome, one window contains:
- the waaA gene encoding lipid IV(A) 3-deoxy-D-manno-octulosonic acid transferase, which yields MLRVIYRALWWLVAPLAVVRLVVRSRKERGYREHIGERFGYGPGRAPDDRAPLIWVHAVSVGETRAAQPLIDALMKARPDARILLTHMTPSGRATGTQIFGDRVLRCYLPYDMPGAVRRFLRAWRPTLGLVMETEVWPTLIDECRRADVPLVLTNARMSARSYRRAAKFGAAARDVFGGFSRVLAQSPADAERLGALGARHVTVLGNLKFDMTTPPELAARGHAWRDAIGARPVWVAASTRENEEALVLQAFAAVTTPGALLILVPRHPQRFGEVEALVARNGLKCVRRSAWAADAAALAAGQPAAARLPADVTVLLGDSMGELGAYYAAADVAFIGGSLLPLGGQNLIEACAVGVPVLIGPHVFNFTQATADAVAAGAAQQVQDPADLARALDALFADNARRIAMGAAGAAFAARHRGATARTVDVLAALLPAAGNGAPEMQDE from the coding sequence ATGCTGAGGGTGATCTATCGCGCGCTGTGGTGGCTCGTCGCGCCGCTGGCCGTCGTGCGCCTGGTCGTGCGCTCGCGCAAGGAGCGCGGCTACCGCGAGCATATCGGCGAGCGCTTCGGCTATGGGCCGGGCCGCGCGCCGGACGACCGCGCGCCGCTGATCTGGGTGCATGCGGTGTCGGTCGGCGAGACGCGCGCCGCGCAGCCGCTGATCGATGCGCTGATGAAGGCGCGCCCGGACGCGCGCATCCTGCTCACGCACATGACGCCGAGCGGCCGTGCGACCGGCACGCAGATCTTCGGCGATCGCGTGCTGCGCTGCTACCTGCCGTACGACATGCCGGGCGCGGTGCGGCGCTTCCTGCGCGCATGGCGGCCGACGCTCGGCCTCGTGATGGAAACCGAGGTGTGGCCGACGCTGATCGACGAATGCCGCCGCGCGGACGTGCCGCTCGTGCTGACCAATGCGCGGATGTCCGCGCGGTCGTACAGGCGCGCGGCGAAGTTCGGCGCGGCGGCGCGCGACGTGTTCGGCGGCTTCTCGCGGGTGCTCGCGCAGAGCCCGGCCGATGCGGAGCGCCTGGGCGCGCTCGGCGCACGGCACGTGACGGTGCTCGGCAACCTGAAATTCGACATGACGACGCCGCCCGAACTCGCGGCGCGCGGGCATGCATGGCGCGACGCGATCGGCGCGCGCCCGGTGTGGGTGGCGGCGAGCACGCGCGAGAACGAGGAAGCGCTGGTGCTGCAGGCGTTCGCGGCGGTGACGACACCCGGCGCGCTGCTGATCCTCGTGCCGCGACATCCGCAGCGCTTCGGCGAAGTCGAGGCGCTCGTCGCGCGCAACGGGCTCAAGTGCGTGCGGCGTTCGGCCTGGGCGGCGGATGCCGCCGCGCTCGCGGCGGGCCAGCCGGCGGCGGCGCGGTTGCCGGCCGACGTGACGGTGCTGCTCGGCGATTCGATGGGCGAGCTGGGCGCGTACTACGCGGCGGCCGACGTCGCGTTCATCGGCGGCAGCCTGCTGCCGCTCGGCGGGCAGAACCTGATCGAAGCATGCGCGGTCGGCGTGCCGGTGCTGATCGGGCCGCACGTGTTCAACTTCACGCAGGCGACCGCCGATGCGGTCGCGGCGGGCGCCGCGCAGCAGGTGCAGGACCCCGCGGATCTCGCCCGCGCGCTCGACGCGCTGTTCGCCGACAACGCGCGGCGCATCGCGATGGGCGCGGCCGGCGCGGCCTTCGCGGCGCGCCATCGCGGCGCGACCGCGCGGACCGTCGACGTGCTGGCGGCGCTGCTGCCGGCCGCCGGGAACGGCGCGCCCGAGATGCAGGACGAATAG
- a CDS encoding urease accessory protein UreF, with product MNTTELVALLHLASPALPIGAFSYSQGLEAALDANLIRDADGARDWIASGLADVLAHGELPFLAHQLARWHVHDADALARENAWFVASRESAELRRETEQMGWSLAQLCTSLGWGDAARRETLAAITPIALPTAFAYAAAAHGARADATLAAYAFGWVENQTSAALKAVPLGQLAGQKIIVALRGAIDAAVRRALATPPDRINTFAPQLGILSARHETQYSRLFRS from the coding sequence ATGAACACCACTGAACTCGTCGCGCTGCTGCACCTCGCGTCGCCCGCGCTACCGATCGGCGCGTTCAGCTATTCGCAGGGACTCGAGGCGGCGCTCGACGCGAACCTGATCCGCGACGCCGACGGCGCGCGCGACTGGATCGCGAGCGGCCTGGCCGACGTGCTCGCGCACGGCGAGCTGCCGTTTCTCGCGCACCAGCTCGCGCGCTGGCATGTGCACGACGCCGACGCGCTCGCCCGCGAAAACGCATGGTTCGTCGCGAGCCGCGAATCGGCGGAACTGCGCCGCGAGACCGAACAGATGGGCTGGTCGCTCGCGCAGCTGTGCACGTCGCTCGGATGGGGCGACGCCGCGCGCCGCGAAACGCTTGCGGCGATCACGCCGATCGCGCTGCCGACCGCGTTCGCGTATGCGGCGGCGGCACACGGCGCGCGCGCCGACGCGACGCTCGCCGCATATGCGTTCGGCTGGGTCGAGAACCAGACGTCCGCCGCGCTGAAGGCGGTGCCGCTCGGCCAGCTCGCCGGCCAGAAAATCATCGTCGCGCTGCGCGGCGCGATCGACGCGGCCGTGCGGCGCGCGCTCGCGACGCCGCCCGACCGGATCAACACGTTCGCGCCGCAGCTCGGCATCCTGTCCGCGCGGCACGAGACCCAGTATTCGCGGCTGTTCCGCTCCTGA
- the waaC gene encoding lipopolysaccharide heptosyltransferase I, whose protein sequence is MQKILIVRVSSLGDVVHNMPVIADIRRRHPDAQMDWLVEESFVDLVRLVDGVRDVLPFSLRRWRKKPFSGATWREIGAFRKRLAAERYDLVIDCQGLIKTAWVASWARGPLVGLGNRTDGAGYEWPVRFFYDKRVPIEPRTHVVERSRQLVAAALGDPAPAPAEPIDFGLDTRAASRAAAALGLNLPVPYVVFVHATSRADKQWPDAAWIELGQSLVRRGASLVLPWGNDAERATSERLAKEFGAAAIVPPKLSLPAVVGLIDGAAATVGVDTGLVHIAAALKRPTVELYNFATAWRTGGYWSPNVANLGTAGQPPSIAQVKSALAGFGLL, encoded by the coding sequence GTGCAAAAGATCCTGATCGTGCGCGTGTCGTCGCTGGGCGACGTCGTGCACAACATGCCGGTGATCGCCGATATCCGGCGGCGCCATCCCGATGCGCAGATGGACTGGCTCGTCGAGGAAAGCTTCGTCGACCTCGTGCGGCTCGTCGACGGCGTGCGCGACGTGCTGCCGTTCTCGCTGCGCCGCTGGCGCAAGAAGCCGTTCTCGGGCGCGACGTGGCGCGAAATCGGCGCGTTCCGCAAGCGGCTCGCCGCCGAGCGCTACGACCTCGTGATCGACTGCCAGGGGCTCATCAAGACCGCGTGGGTCGCGAGCTGGGCGCGCGGCCCGCTCGTCGGGCTCGGCAACCGCACCGACGGCGCCGGCTACGAGTGGCCGGTGCGTTTCTTCTACGACAAGCGCGTGCCGATCGAGCCGCGCACGCACGTCGTCGAGCGTTCGCGGCAGCTCGTCGCGGCCGCGCTCGGCGACCCGGCGCCGGCGCCCGCCGAGCCGATCGACTTCGGCCTCGACACGCGCGCGGCGTCGCGCGCGGCGGCCGCGCTCGGGCTGAACCTGCCGGTGCCGTACGTGGTGTTCGTGCATGCGACGTCGCGCGCCGACAAGCAATGGCCGGACGCCGCGTGGATCGAGCTCGGCCAGTCGCTCGTGCGGCGCGGCGCGTCGCTCGTGCTGCCGTGGGGCAACGACGCGGAGCGCGCGACCAGCGAGCGGCTCGCGAAGGAGTTCGGCGCGGCGGCGATCGTGCCGCCGAAGCTGTCGCTGCCGGCGGTCGTCGGGTTGATCGACGGCGCGGCGGCCACCGTCGGGGTTGACACAGGTCTGGTTCACATCGCGGCGGCGCTGAAGCGCCCGACGGTCGAACTGTACAATTTCGCGACGGCCTGGCGGACCGGCGGCTACTGGTCGCCGAACGTCGCCAACCTGGGCACGGCGGGGCAGCCCCCGTCGATCGCGCAGGTGAAGTCGGCGCTCGCGGGCTTCGGTCTCCTGTAA
- the ureG gene encoding urease accessory protein UreG, whose translation MNAPYSPSARRTKKLPPLRVGIGGPVGSGKTTLLEMLCKAMRDTYDLVAITNDIYTKEDQRLLTVAGALPEERIMGVETGGCPHTAIREDASINLEAVDRMLARFPDADIVFIESGGDNLAATFSPELSDLTIYVIDVAGGEKIPRKGGPGITKSDLLVINKTDLAPLVGANLDVMASDTTKMRGERPYVMTNLKALDGVADVVAFIEKKGLLKV comes from the coding sequence ATGAACGCACCCTATTCCCCGTCCGCCCGCCGCACGAAGAAGCTGCCGCCGCTGCGCGTCGGCATCGGCGGCCCGGTCGGCTCCGGCAAGACCACGCTGCTCGAAATGCTGTGCAAGGCGATGCGCGACACCTACGACCTCGTCGCGATCACCAACGACATCTATACGAAGGAAGACCAGCGCCTGCTGACGGTCGCAGGCGCGCTGCCCGAGGAACGGATCATGGGCGTCGAGACGGGCGGCTGCCCGCACACCGCGATCCGCGAGGACGCGTCGATCAACCTCGAAGCGGTCGACCGGATGCTCGCGCGCTTTCCGGACGCGGACATCGTGTTCATCGAGTCCGGCGGCGACAATCTCGCGGCGACGTTCAGCCCCGAGCTGTCGGACCTGACGATCTACGTGATCGACGTCGCGGGCGGCGAGAAGATCCCGCGCAAGGGCGGGCCGGGCATCACGAAGTCGGACCTGCTCGTGATCAACAAGACCGACCTCGCGCCGCTCGTCGGCGCGAACCTCGACGTGATGGCGTCCGACACGACGAAGATGCGCGGCGAACGGCCGTACGTGATGACGAACCTGAAGGCGCTCGACGGCGTCGCGGACGTCGTCGCGTTCATCGAGAAGAAGGGATTGCTGAAGGTCTGA
- a CDS encoding glycosyltransferase yields the protein MTHPISAPRDAGPLGDVAVLMPAYNAHDDVVRTLASFREDAPVHVLVVDDGSTPPLAVPDLPGLAVEVLRMPRNGGIERALEAGIDALAARGFRYAARIDAGDLAAPGRLAKQRAYLDAHPRVACVGMWTQVVSRAGEPRFMLTPPADPRALRRTRFLRSPLVHPSVMLRVDAVREVGNYRAKYRAAEDLDLFLRLMQRYDCANLPELGLYYELNEGGISATRRRRQLMSTLALLLRHFNALNPYDWAGLAKNLLHFVTPYRTLQRIKQTLFAARPSA from the coding sequence ATGACGCACCCTATTTCCGCGCCGCGCGATGCCGGCCCGCTCGGCGACGTGGCCGTGCTGATGCCGGCCTACAACGCGCATGACGATGTCGTCCGGACCCTCGCGTCGTTTCGCGAGGACGCGCCGGTGCACGTGCTGGTCGTCGACGACGGCAGCACGCCGCCGCTGGCCGTGCCGGACCTGCCCGGCCTCGCGGTCGAGGTGCTGCGCATGCCGCGCAACGGCGGCATCGAACGCGCGCTCGAGGCCGGCATCGACGCGCTCGCCGCGCGCGGCTTCCGCTATGCCGCCCGCATCGACGCGGGCGATCTCGCCGCGCCCGGGCGGCTCGCGAAGCAGCGCGCGTATCTCGATGCGCATCCGCGCGTCGCCTGCGTCGGCATGTGGACGCAGGTCGTGTCGCGCGCCGGCGAGCCGCGCTTCATGCTGACGCCGCCCGCCGATCCGCGCGCGCTGCGCCGCACGCGCTTCCTGCGCTCGCCGCTCGTGCATCCGTCGGTGATGCTGCGAGTCGACGCCGTGCGCGAGGTCGGCAACTATCGCGCGAAGTACCGCGCCGCCGAGGATCTCGACCTTTTTTTACGCTTAATGCAACGCTACGATTGCGCGAACCTGCCGGAGCTCGGGCTCTATTACGAGCTCAACGAAGGCGGGATCAGCGCGACCAGGCGCCGCCGCCAGCTGATGTCGACGCTCGCGCTGCTGCTGCGCCATTTCAACGCGCTGAACCCGTACGACTGGGCCGGCCTCGCGAAGAACCTGCTGCATTTCGTGACGCCGTACCGCACGCTGCAGCGGATCAAGCAGACGCTGTTCGCCGCGCGGCCGTCCGCTTGA
- a CDS encoding glycosyltransferase family 4 protein, producing the protein MAASSPLRIVLVCNTAWAIYTYRHGLIRTLVARGAEVIVAAPDDRTVPLLEQMGCRYVPLSVASKGTSPREDLGTLAALYRHYRALQPHLVFHYTIKPNIYGSVAAWLARVPSVAVTTGLGYVFIQKSRAASIAKRLYRFAFRFPREVWFLNRDDLATFSGERLLAHPERARLLHGEGVDLEQFAPAPLPAGDAPVFILIGRLLWDKGVREYVEAARVVRAQHPRARFQLLGPLGVDNPSAIGRDDVDAWVREGVVEYLGEAHDVRPHIAAADCVVLPSYREGVPRTLMEASAMGRPIVATDVPGCRDVVADGDTGLLCRARDSASLAERVMQMIALGPDGRAAMGRRGRQKVVAEFDEQKVVERYTITIRALTGVSL; encoded by the coding sequence ATGGCTGCCTCTTCCCCGCTGCGCATCGTGCTGGTCTGCAACACGGCCTGGGCGATCTATACGTATCGCCACGGGCTGATCCGCACGCTCGTCGCGCGCGGCGCCGAGGTGATCGTGGCCGCGCCCGACGACCGCACGGTGCCGCTGCTCGAGCAGATGGGCTGCCGCTACGTGCCGCTTTCGGTTGCGTCGAAAGGCACGAGCCCGCGCGAGGATCTCGGCACGCTCGCCGCGCTGTATCGCCATTACCGTGCGCTGCAGCCGCACCTCGTGTTCCACTACACGATCAAGCCGAACATCTATGGCTCCGTCGCCGCATGGCTCGCGCGTGTGCCGTCGGTCGCCGTGACGACCGGGCTCGGCTACGTGTTCATCCAGAAGAGCCGCGCGGCGAGCATCGCGAAGCGGCTCTACCGGTTCGCATTCCGCTTCCCGCGCGAAGTGTGGTTCCTCAATCGCGACGACCTCGCGACGTTCTCCGGCGAGCGGCTGCTCGCGCATCCCGAGCGTGCGCGCCTCCTGCACGGCGAAGGCGTCGATCTCGAGCAGTTCGCGCCCGCGCCGCTGCCGGCCGGTGACGCACCGGTGTTCATCCTGATCGGCCGGCTGCTGTGGGACAAGGGCGTGCGCGAATACGTCGAGGCCGCGCGCGTCGTGCGCGCGCAGCATCCGCGCGCGCGCTTCCAACTGCTCGGCCCGCTCGGCGTCGACAACCCGAGCGCGATCGGCCGCGACGACGTCGACGCGTGGGTGCGCGAAGGCGTCGTCGAATACCTCGGCGAGGCGCACGACGTGCGCCCGCACATCGCCGCCGCCGACTGCGTCGTGCTGCCGTCGTACCGCGAAGGCGTGCCGCGCACGCTGATGGAGGCGTCCGCGATGGGCCGCCCGATCGTCGCGACCGACGTGCCGGGCTGCCGCGACGTCGTCGCCGACGGCGACACCGGCCTGCTGTGCCGCGCGCGAGACAGCGCGAGCCTCGCCGAGCGCGTCATGCAGATGATCGCGCTCGGCCCCGACGGCCGCGCGGCGATGGGTCGGCGCGGCCGGCAGAAGGTCGTCGCCGAGTTCGACGAGCAGAAAGTCGTCGAACGCTACACAATCACCATACGCGCCTTGACGGGCGTCTCTCTCTGA
- the galE gene encoding UDP-glucose 4-epimerase GalE: MTTKGTILVTGGAGYIGSHTAVELLDHGYDVVIVDNLVNSKAESVRRVAQITGKTPAFHQADVCDEAALGKVFDAHPITGAIHFAALKSVGESVAKPLEYYQNNIGGLLTVLKVMRERNVKQFVFSSSATVYGVPERSPIDESFPLSATNPYGQSKLIAEQVLRDLELSDPSWRIATLRYFNPVGAHASGLIGEDPAGIPNNLMPYVAQVAVGKLAKLRVFGSDYPTPDGTGVRDYIHVVDLAQGHIAALDALVKRDASFVVNLGTGQGYSVLEVVRAFEKASGRPVPYELVARRPGDVAECYANPQAAADVIGWRAKFGLDEMCVDHWRWQENNPNGFV, encoded by the coding sequence ATGACTACGAAGGGAACGATTCTCGTGACGGGCGGTGCGGGCTATATCGGCTCGCACACCGCGGTCGAATTGCTCGATCACGGCTACGACGTCGTAATCGTCGACAACCTCGTCAACAGCAAGGCCGAGTCCGTGCGGCGCGTCGCGCAGATCACCGGCAAGACGCCCGCGTTCCATCAGGCCGACGTCTGCGACGAGGCGGCGCTCGGCAAGGTGTTCGACGCGCACCCGATCACCGGCGCGATTCATTTCGCGGCGCTGAAGTCCGTCGGCGAATCGGTCGCGAAGCCGCTCGAGTACTACCAGAACAACATCGGCGGCCTGCTGACGGTGCTCAAGGTGATGCGCGAGCGCAACGTGAAGCAGTTCGTGTTCAGCTCGTCCGCAACCGTCTACGGCGTGCCGGAGCGCTCGCCGATCGACGAATCGTTCCCGCTGTCGGCGACCAACCCTTACGGCCAGTCGAAGCTGATCGCCGAGCAGGTGCTGCGCGATCTCGAGCTGTCCGACCCGTCGTGGCGGATCGCGACGCTGCGCTACTTCAACCCCGTCGGCGCGCACGCGAGCGGCCTGATCGGCGAGGATCCGGCAGGCATCCCCAACAACCTGATGCCGTATGTCGCGCAGGTCGCGGTCGGCAAACTGGCGAAGCTGCGCGTGTTCGGCTCCGACTATCCGACGCCGGACGGCACCGGCGTGCGCGACTACATCCACGTCGTCGATCTCGCGCAAGGGCACATCGCCGCGCTCGACGCGCTGGTGAAGCGCGACGCGAGCTTCGTCGTGAACCTCGGCACGGGCCAGGGCTACAGCGTGCTGGAAGTCGTGCGCGCGTTCGAGAAGGCGTCCGGCCGGCCGGTGCCGTACGAGCTCGTCGCGCGCCGTCCGGGCGACGTCGCCGAGTGCTACGCGAACCCGCAGGCCGCCGCCGACGTCATCGGCTGGCGTGCGAAGTTCGGCCTCGATGAAATGTGCGTCGACCATTGGCGCTGGCAGGAGAACAACCCGAACGGTTTTGTATAA
- a CDS encoding phosphomannomutase/phosphoglucomutase — protein MISQSIFKAYDIRGVIGKTLDADTARAIGRAFGSEVRAQGGDAVVVARDGRLSGPELVGALADGLRAAGVDVVDVGMVPTPVGYFAASVPLALKGGERRVDSCIVVTGSHNPPDYNGFKMVLRGGAIYGEQIQALYRRIVDARFETGSGTYEQFDVAEQYIARIAGDVKLARPMKLVVDAGNGVAGPLATRLFKALGCELVELYTDIDGTFPNHHPDPAHPENLQDVIRALKETDAELGFAFDGDGDRLGVVTKDGQIIFPDRQLMLFAEEVLSRNPGAQIIYDVKCTRHLAQWVKEKGGEPLMWKTGHSLVKAKLRETGAPLAGEMSGHVFFKDRWYGFDDGLYTGARLLEILAKTADPSAVLNALPDAMCTPELQLWLDEGENFRLIEKLQKEAKFDGADEVVTIDGLRVEYPDGFGLARSSNTTPVVVLRFEAETQDGLARIQEDFRRVLTAAKPDVKLPF, from the coding sequence ATGATTTCCCAATCCATCTTCAAGGCATATGACATTCGCGGCGTGATCGGCAAGACGCTCGACGCCGACACGGCGCGCGCGATCGGCCGTGCGTTCGGCAGCGAAGTGCGCGCGCAGGGCGGCGACGCGGTCGTCGTCGCGCGCGACGGCCGGCTGTCGGGGCCCGAGCTCGTCGGGGCGCTTGCCGACGGCCTGCGTGCGGCGGGCGTCGACGTCGTCGACGTCGGCATGGTGCCGACCCCGGTCGGCTATTTCGCGGCGAGCGTGCCGCTCGCGCTGAAGGGCGGCGAGCGCCGCGTCGATTCGTGCATCGTCGTCACCGGCAGCCACAATCCGCCGGACTACAACGGCTTCAAGATGGTGCTGCGCGGCGGGGCGATCTACGGCGAGCAGATCCAGGCGCTGTACCGCCGCATCGTCGACGCGCGCTTCGAGACGGGCAGCGGCACCTACGAGCAGTTCGACGTCGCGGAGCAGTACATCGCCCGCATCGCCGGCGACGTCAAGCTCGCGCGGCCGATGAAGCTCGTCGTCGATGCCGGCAACGGCGTCGCCGGGCCGCTCGCGACGCGCCTGTTCAAGGCGCTCGGCTGCGAGCTGGTCGAGCTGTACACCGACATCGACGGCACGTTCCCGAATCACCATCCGGACCCCGCTCACCCGGAAAACCTGCAGGACGTGATCCGCGCGCTGAAGGAAACCGACGCCGAGCTCGGCTTCGCGTTCGACGGCGACGGCGACCGCCTCGGCGTCGTCACGAAGGACGGCCAGATCATCTTCCCGGACCGCCAGCTGATGCTGTTCGCGGAGGAAGTGCTGTCGCGCAATCCGGGCGCGCAGATCATCTACGACGTGAAGTGCACGCGCCATCTCGCGCAGTGGGTGAAGGAGAAGGGCGGCGAGCCGCTGATGTGGAAGACGGGCCACTCGCTGGTGAAGGCGAAGCTGCGCGAGACGGGCGCACCGCTCGCGGGCGAGATGAGCGGCCACGTGTTCTTCAAGGATCGCTGGTACGGCTTCGACGACGGGCTGTACACGGGCGCGCGGCTGCTTGAGATCCTCGCGAAGACGGCTGATCCAAGCGCGGTGCTCAATGCGCTGCCGGACGCGATGTGCACGCCGGAGCTGCAGCTGTGGCTCGACGAGGGCGAGAACTTCCGCCTGATCGAGAAGCTGCAGAAGGAAGCGAAGTTCGACGGCGCGGACGAGGTCGTGACGATCGACGGCCTGCGCGTCGAGTATCCGGACGGCTTCGGTCTCGCTCGCTCGTCGAACACGACGCCCGTCGTCGTGCTGCGCTTCGAAGCCGAGACGCAGGACGGCCTCGCCCGCATCCAGGAAGACTTCCGCCGCGTGCTGACGGCCGCGAAGCCGGACGTGAAGCTGCCGTTCTGA
- a CDS encoding Kdo hydroxylase family protein yields MSESQIIEVSSADWRGHNLSVPREQLLAAVEEGKVLYFPHLRFAIEGGEEALLDPALADPKRKNISLAPNGGALAGVLGDSVTQSAVRALVARFQQQAGSLVDGLFPEYRGKLRVAPTSLRLMQVETRQTSWRKDDSRLHVDAFPSRPNYGERILRVFTNVNPAGAPRVWRVGEPFEAVAKRFLPRIRPQLPGSAWLLNLLHVTKTPRSAYDHLMLNLHDSMKADLDYQKNSPQETMPFPPGSVWICFSDQASHAVMSGQFMLEQTFFLPVDAMVRRDCAPLGILERLTGRALV; encoded by the coding sequence ATGAGCGAATCCCAGATCATCGAAGTCTCGTCCGCCGACTGGCGCGGGCACAATCTGTCGGTGCCGCGCGAGCAGCTGCTGGCCGCGGTCGAAGAAGGCAAGGTGCTGTATTTCCCGCACCTGCGCTTTGCGATCGAAGGCGGCGAGGAAGCGCTGCTCGATCCGGCGCTCGCCGATCCGAAACGCAAGAACATCAGCCTCGCGCCGAACGGCGGCGCGCTCGCCGGCGTGCTCGGCGACAGCGTCACGCAGTCGGCGGTGCGCGCGCTCGTCGCGCGCTTCCAGCAGCAGGCCGGCTCGCTCGTCGACGGCCTCTTTCCCGAATACCGCGGCAAGCTGCGCGTCGCGCCGACGAGCCTGCGCCTGATGCAGGTCGAGACGCGCCAGACGTCGTGGCGCAAGGACGACAGCCGGCTGCACGTCGACGCGTTCCCGTCGCGCCCGAACTACGGCGAGCGGATCCTGCGCGTGTTCACGAACGTCAATCCGGCCGGCGCGCCGCGCGTGTGGCGCGTCGGCGAGCCGTTCGAAGCCGTCGCGAAACGCTTCCTGCCGCGCATCCGGCCGCAGCTGCCGGGTTCCGCTTGGCTGCTGAACCTGCTGCACGTGACGAAGACGCCGCGCAGCGCGTACGACCACCTGATGCTGAACCTGCACGACAGCATGAAGGCCGACCTCGACTACCAGAAGAACAGCCCGCAGGAGACGATGCCGTTTCCGCCGGGCAGCGTGTGGATCTGCTTCTCCGACCAGGCGTCGCACGCGGTGATGTCGGGCCAGTTCATGCTCGAGCAGACGTTCTTCCTGCCGGTCGACGCGATGGTGCGGCGCGATTGCGCGCCGCTCGGCATTCTCGAGCGCCTGACGGGCAGGGCGCTGGTTTGA
- a CDS encoding lipopolysaccharide biosynthesis protein has protein sequence MLKRLANPDVAKAVANLVWLGLERLTQIGVAIAISGLLARYFGPDVFGKWQYANTLLLVLAPLTWVCGAEILVPTIVQRSAGQLGAVLGSAFALRIAVSAAALAATWAAIAAGAFDPLVGAMLAGLAVTMIFREPFVGVVNAWLQSMTYSKPQLVTSMAAALVKALLVWLLVRAAAGPARFAWLWALEAAAIGIVLLLYYRQRNGGALGWHVDRPTFRHFATAGTVFWLGLICMYLFLKLDRLMLERHVSFADLGRYAAAQQLNENWITLALMLAQTIAPAFVYRVQDVARLRRNIVRLIAMTAALMTAGALVLDAAAPLIIGKVFGPGYEASVDIFRWAVWLSVPAGIEAIGNLIVLKYQAKFVLLAKWALALAIAALVNLLAIPRLGLYGALVGLAGGYLAAAAVNFYYIRFKLRP, from the coding sequence ATGCTGAAGCGCCTCGCCAACCCGGACGTCGCGAAAGCCGTCGCGAACCTCGTCTGGCTGGGGCTCGAACGGCTCACGCAGATCGGCGTCGCGATCGCGATCAGCGGCCTTCTGGCCCGCTATTTCGGGCCGGACGTGTTCGGCAAATGGCAGTATGCGAATACGCTGCTCCTCGTGCTGGCGCCGCTCACCTGGGTGTGCGGCGCGGAAATCCTCGTTCCGACCATCGTGCAGCGCAGCGCCGGACAGCTCGGCGCGGTGCTCGGCAGCGCGTTCGCGCTGCGCATTGCCGTGTCGGCCGCCGCGCTCGCCGCGACCTGGGCCGCGATCGCCGCCGGCGCGTTCGACCCGCTCGTCGGCGCGATGCTCGCCGGCCTCGCGGTGACGATGATCTTTCGCGAGCCGTTCGTCGGCGTCGTCAACGCGTGGCTGCAGAGCATGACCTACAGCAAGCCGCAGCTCGTCACCAGCATGGCCGCGGCGCTCGTCAAGGCGCTCCTCGTCTGGCTGCTGGTGCGCGCCGCCGCCGGCCCCGCCCGCTTCGCATGGCTGTGGGCGCTCGAAGCCGCCGCGATCGGCATCGTGCTGCTGCTGTATTACCGCCAACGCAACGGCGGCGCGCTCGGCTGGCACGTCGACCGGCCGACGTTCAGGCACTTCGCGACCGCCGGCACGGTGTTCTGGCTCGGTCTCATCTGCATGTACCTGTTCCTCAAGCTCGACCGCCTGATGCTCGAGCGCCACGTGTCGTTCGCCGATCTCGGCCGCTATGCGGCCGCGCAGCAGCTCAACGAGAACTGGATCACGCTCGCGCTGATGCTCGCGCAGACGATCGCGCCCGCCTTCGTCTACCGCGTGCAGGACGTCGCGCGGCTGCGCCGCAACATCGTCCGGCTGATCGCGATGACCGCCGCGCTGATGACCGCCGGCGCGCTCGTGCTCGATGCCGCCGCGCCGCTCATCATCGGCAAGGTGTTCGGGCCCGGCTACGAAGCGTCGGTCGACATCTTCCGCTGGGCCGTCTGGCTGTCCGTGCCGGCCGGCATCGAGGCGATAGGCAATCTTATCGTTCTCAAATATCAAGCAAAATTCGTCCTGCTGGCGAAATGGGCGCTCGCGCTCGCGATCGCCGCGCTGGTCAACCTGCTCGCGATTCCGCGGCTCGGCCTGTACGGCGCGCTCGTCGGGCTGGCTGGCGGCTATCTTGCCGCCGCCGCGGTAAATTTTTATTACATTCGTTTCAAGCTGCGCCCATGA